Part of the Acidimicrobiales bacterium genome, GTCTCGCCCGCCGGCTCGATCTGCTCGCGGTCCGCGGCGGTGAAGCCGTGATCGTTTTCCAGATGGGCAAGGTCGGTTCGACGTCGGTTGCGTCGTCGTTTCCCACCGGGCGGCATCCGGTGTCGGTCCAGACGCACCACCTCCACCGGCCGCGCGTCGAGGCGGCGAAGGAATGGTCGCGCGCCAGGGGACTGCCGGTGCGGGCCCACTTCTTCCACGCCGACGCGGTGGCCCGTCGCGTGGTCGACAGAGGACGTCCGTTCAAGCTGATCACACTCGTGCGCGAACCGGTGGGGCGTTCGGTGTCGAACTTCTTCCACAACTTCGAGCGCTTCGTGGGCGTGCCGTTGACCGATTCGACACACACCACCGAGGAGCTCGTGCAACTGCTGGTGGAGCACGAGAAGCAGTTCGACGAATCGCGATGGTTCCAGCGCGAGTTCGAGCCGGCGCTGGGCATCGACCTCTATGCCCATCCGTTCCCGCACGACGAAGGGGTGCAACGACTCCGGGCCGGCCGAGGCGAGAGGGGCGAGGTACTCGTGCTGCGGCTCGAGACCTCCGACGACGACAAGGAGGCCGCCATCGCGGCATTCCTCGGCGAGACCGACTTCCGGTTGGCGAGCGCCAACGTCGGTGCCGAGAAGGACTATGGCGCGGTGTACGAGCGCTTCCGAAGTGCCGCCGTGCTCCCGGAGGCGTTTCTCGACCGGAAGCTCGGGAGCATCTACGCAACCCACTTCTACTCGGCGGCGGAGCGCGACGAGGTACGGAGGCGGTGGTCCGTCAGAGAGTGACGTGGGTGACGCAGATGTCGTCGCCCTTGGACTTCGACGACCCTGTGTCGGCCCCGGCGGGCCCATGGAGCGAGCCGAGCATTCCTCGCACGATGCCGCGATCGACGGCGCAGATGACGGGATGTTCGACCACGGCATCACCGAACGGGCAGTTCTGGGCGACGATCTGGTACTCGTCGCCGTCGGACTCGGCCCGGGCCGCGAAGCCGTGGGCGGAGAGGGCATCGGCGACGGCGTGGAGCGCACCCTGGTAGGAGCGGTGGGTCTCCGACGGATCGATGGCCGCGGCCATCGCCTTGCCGTACTCGATGCCGACTTCCTCGGCCATCAGCTCGGCGGCTTCGGCGGGGAGCAGCGCGAGCGCTCGACCCAAGAGGGACACGAGGATGTCATCGTGACGGATCGAGACCTCGAGACGGACGTGGGGGCTCGTGGCCCGGTACCGCTTCGACGGACGGCCCACGCCGCCGGACGGTTTGGCCAGGTCGATCTCGAGATATCCGCCGGCCGCGAGCTTGTCGAGATGGTGCCGCGCGACGTTGGCGTGGAGTTCGAAACGCCTCGCCGCGTCGCTTGCGGTGATGCCCGCATCGCTCTCGTGGGCGAAGAGATAGATCTCTCGGCGGGTCGGATCACCGAACGCGGTGGTGATCGCCGTGACCGCCGAGGCGAACTCGGTCGGGCTCAGTTCGCCGAGCGCCGACTGCGGGGAAGCTTCATCCACGCCGGTATTCTACCGGCATGACCGTCACCGAGGCCGAGCTCATCGACGCGCTGCGCCCCGTGCAGGATCCGGAGCTCCATCGCAGCATCGTGGACCTGGGCATGGTGCGGTCCACCACGATCGACGGCGCCCACGTCGAGATCGGCATCGATCTCACCATTGCCGGGTGTCCGCTGCGCAACGAGATC contains:
- a CDS encoding helix-turn-helix domain-containing protein, giving the protein MDEASPQSALGELSPTEFASAVTAITTAFGDPTRREIYLFAHESDAGITASDAARRFELHANVARHHLDKLAAGGYLEIDLAKPSGGVGRPSKRYRATSPHVRLEVSIRHDDILVSLLGRALALLPAEAAELMAEEVGIEYGKAMAAAIDPSETHRSYQGALHAVADALSAHGFAARAESDGDEYQIVAQNCPFGDAVVEHPVICAVDRGIVRGMLGSLHGPAGADTGSSKSKGDDICVTHVTL
- a CDS encoding putative capsular polysaccharide synthesis family protein produces the protein MQLHHLTRRLEQYPRLHEQVMALEGWRLARRLDLLAVRGGEAVIVFQMGKVGSTSVASSFPTGRHPVSVQTHHLHRPRVEAAKEWSRARGLPVRAHFFHADAVARRVVDRGRPFKLITLVREPVGRSVSNFFHNFERFVGVPLTDSTHTTEELVQLLVEHEKQFDESRWFQREFEPALGIDLYAHPFPHDEGVQRLRAGRGERGEVLVLRLETSDDDKEAAIAAFLGETDFRLASANVGAEKDYGAVYERFRSAAVLPEAFLDRKLGSIYATHFYSAAERDEVRRRWSVRE